Below is a genomic region from Argonema galeatum A003/A1.
ATTTCCTTAATTAAGACAAACGTTTTTCGCTACCATAGACGATCGCACCCTAGATAAGCAAACTTATGATGAAGAACGAGTAACTCGAATCAGTTTACCGCTTAATGTTTCCACCAAAGAAATAGCCTCATCAATCCTGACATAAAGTGCCTAAAAATTCCACAACTGGGAATTGTTCATCTGCATAGAAACGCGCCATTATTCAAGCTTCCTCTTGCCTTCGTATCGACGCTTCAATTTCATCATAATGTGCATCAGCATAAGCGAAAGCATTCACCAAGTCTGCGGCACTAAGATCTGGATGACCCTCAAGGATTTTTGCATCATTCGCACCATCGCGACGATAACTGACTAGCAACCAAACAGGAATCCGAGTCAGTCTGATACAGGCGTCACCACCCATTACGCCGGGAGTCTTATTAATTTCAGGCCAGTTGTTGGCTAAACTTGAAGTTAATATTTGTAGTGCCTGAACTTTTTCATCAGGAGTTAAAGAAACGAGTTGTGTTTCCAACTCTTTAAGAGTCATAGCTTACCTCCAAATTCTCCACTTTTAGAGCCGATCCGAAAAATCATTTAGCCGCTGTCCTTCATCTGCGTTTATCTGCGTTTATAGCAGTTCTCAAGTAAGTGAGGTACGTAGTTGGGCTTTAGCCCTCTTAATTTAGTGGTTATATAAGCTGTCAGTCATAAGCTGCTACGCATCTAATTTCACAGTCAGTTTTTCTGAGCTTCTTGTGGGATGGGCATCCTGCCCGTCCTTGTATTCGATTTAGATGCGTAATAGCTTACCTCACCTACCTTATAAGGGCTATAT
It encodes:
- a CDS encoding DUF433 domain-containing protein, which produces MTLKELETQLVSLTPDEKVQALQILTSSLANNWPEINKTPGVMGGDACIRLTRIPVWLLVSYRRDGANDAKILEGHPDLSAADLVNAFAYADAHYDEIEASIRRQEEA